Proteins encoded by one window of Macaca mulatta isolate MMU2019108-1 chromosome 10, T2T-MMU8v2.0, whole genome shotgun sequence:
- the ADAM33 gene encoding disintegrin and metalloproteinase domain-containing protein 33 isoform X3 produces the protein MGWRPGRARGSPFLLLLLLLLLWPVPGAGVLPGHIPGQSVTPYWVLDGRPWRTVSLEEPVLKPDMGLVALEAEGQELLLELEKNHRLLAPGYIETHYAPDGRPVVLAPNHKDHCHYQGRVRGFPNSWVVLCTCSGMSGLITLSSNASYYLRPWPPRGSKDFSTHKIFRMEQLFTWKGACGHRDPGDKAGMASLPGAPQSRDRREARRTGRYLELYIVADHTLVRRPQGLAGSGMGPAQHLKPPGFLPSQFLTQQRNLNHTKQRLLEVANYVDQLLRTLDIQVVLTGLEVWTERDRSRVTQDANATLWAFLQWRRRLWAQRPHDSTQLLTGRAFQGATVGLAPVEGMCRAESSGGVSTDHSELPIGAAATMAHEIGHSLGLSHDPDGCCVEAAAESGGCVMAAATGRHPFPRVFSACSRRQLRAFFRKGGGACLSNAPDSGLPVLPARCGNGFVEAGEECDCGSGQECRDLCCFAHNCSLRPGAQCAHGDCCAHCLLKPAGALCRQAMGDCDLPEFCTGISSHCPPDVYLLDGSPCARGSGYCWDGACPTLEQQCQQLWGPGSHPAPEACFQVVNSAGDAHGNCGQDSKGHFLPCAGRDVLCGKLQCQGGKPSLLTPHMVPVDSTVHLDGHEVTCRGVLALPGAQLDLLGLGMVEPGTQCGPRMVCQSRRCENTAFQELHRCLTACHSHGVCNSNHNCHCAPGWAPPFCDNPGFGGSTDSGPVQPESTPVGGMWAGAGVVHLLRTQSPFPRSPQTVTPSCWPCSSASCCLCSQGLAWPGVATDSQEPICSDAAGAAGGTLRAVGGQHPVTLSPLWPPQPQGLLLTIFTAFTLHHCSQAPRTLMSPAATLRSLWPAVPPDPQADQVQMPRSCLW, from the exons ATGGGCTGGAGACCCGGGAGAGCTCGGGGGTCCCCGTtcctgctgctgctactgctccTGCTGCTCTGGCCAGTGCCTGGCGCCGGGGTGCTTCCAG GACATATCCCTGGGCAGTCAGTCACCCCCTACTGGGTCCTGGATGGACGACCCTGGCGCACTGTCAGCCTGGAGGAGCCG GTCTTGAAGCCAGACATGGGGCTGGTGGCCCTGGAGGCTGAAGGCCAGGAGCTCCTGCTTGAGCTGGAGAAGAACCA CAGGCTGCTGGCCCCAGGATACATAGAAACCCACTACGCCCCAGATGGGCGGCCAGTGGTGCTGGCCCCCAACCACAAG GATCATTGCCACTACCAAGGGCGAGTAAGGGGCTTCCCCAACTCCTGGGTAGTCCTCTGCACCTGCTCTGGGATGAG TGGCCTGATCACCCTCAGCAGCAATGCCAGCTATTATCTGCGTCCCTGGCCGCCCCGGGGCTCCAAGGACTTCTCAACCCACAAGATCTTCCGGATGGAGCAGCTGTTCACCTGGAAAGGAGCCTGTGGCCATAGAGATCCTGGGGACAAAGCGGGCATGGCCAGCCTTCCTGGGGCTCCCCAGAGCAGG GACAGGCGAGAAGCGCGCAGGACCGGGAGGTACCTGGAACTGTACATTGTGGCAGACCACACCCTGGTGAGGAGACCCCAGGGGTTGGCGGGGTCTGGGATGGGGCCAGCTCAGCACCTCAAGCCACCAGGATTTCTGCCTTCCCAGTTCTTGACCCAGCAGCGAAACTTGAACCACACCAAACAGCGTCTCCTGGAAGTCGCCAACTACGTGGACCAG CTTCTCAGGACTCTGGACATTCAGGTGGTGCTGACCGGTCTGGAAGTGTGGACCGAGCGGGACCGCAGCCGCGTCACGCAGGACGCCAACGCCACGCTCTGGGCCTTCCTGCAGTGGCGACGGAGGCTGTGGGCGCAGCGGCCCCACGACTCCACGCAGCTGCTCAC GGGCCGCGCCTTCCAGGGCGCCACAGTGGGCCTGGCGCCCGTCGAGGGCATGTGCCGCGCCGAGAGCTCGGGAGGCGTGAGCACG GACCATTCGGAGCTCCCCATTGGCGCCGCAGCCACCATGGCCCATGAGATTGGCCACAGCCTCGGCCTCAGCCACGACCCCGACGGCTGCTGCGTGGAGGCTGCGGCCGAGTCCGGAGGCTGCGTCATGGCTGCGGCCACCGG TAGGCACCCGTTCCCGCGCGTGTTCAGCGCCTGCAGCCGCCGCCAGCTGCGTGCCTTCTTCCGCAAGGGGGGCGGCGCGTGCCTCTCCAATGCCCCGGACTCCGGACTCCCAGTGCTGCCGGCGCGCTGCGGGAACGGCTTTGTGGAGGCGGGCGAGGAGTGTGACTGCGGCTCTGGCCAG GAGTGCCGCGACCTCTGCTGCTTTGCTCACAACTGCTCGCTGCGCCCGGGGGCCCAGTGCGCCCACGGGGACTGCTGCGCGCACTGCCTG CTGAAGCCGGCTGGAGCGCTGTGCCGCCAGGCCATGGGCGACTGTGACCTCCCTGAGTTCTGCACGGGCATCTCCTCCCACTGTCCCCCAGACGTTTACCTACTGGACGGCTCACCCTGTGCCAGGGGCAGTGGCTACTGCTGGGATGGCGCATGTCCCACGCTGGAGCAGCAGTGCCAGCAGCTCTGGGGGCCTG GCTCCCATCCAGCCCCCGAGGCCTGTTTCCAGGTGGTGAACTCTGCGGGAGATGCCCACGGGAACTGCGGCCAGGACAGCAAGGGCCACTTCCTGCCCTGTGCAGGGAG GGATGTCCTGTGTGGGAAGCTACAGTGCCAGGGCGGAAAGCCCAGCCTGCTCACACCGCACATGGTGCCAGTGGACTCCACCGTTCACCTAGATGGCCATGAAGTGACCTGTCGGGGAGTGTTGGCACTCCCTGGTGCCCAGCTGGACCTGCTTGGCCTGGGCATGGTAGAACCAGGCACCCAGTGTGGACCTAGAATG GTGTGCCAGAGTAGGCGCTGCGAGAACACCGCCTTCCAGGAGCTGCATCGCTGCCTGACTGCCTGCCACAGCCATGGG GTTTGCAATAGCAACCATAactgccactgtgctccaggctgggcTCCACCCTTCTGTGACAACCCAGGCTTTGGTGGCAGCACGGACAGTGGCCCTGTGCAGCCTGAAAGTACACCAGTGGGGGGCATGTGGGCAGGAGCTGGGGTGGTGCACCTGCTCAGGACTCAGTCCCCCTTCCCCCGATCCCCGCAGACCGTGACACCTTCCTGCTGGCCATGCTCCTCAGCGTCCTGCTGCCTCTGCTCCCAGGGGCTGGCCTGGCCTGGTGTTGCTACCGACTCCCAGGAGCCCATCTGCAGCGAtgcagctggggctgcaggaggGACCCTGCGTGCAGTGG GTGGGCAGCACCCAGTCACCTTGAGTCCACTGTGGCCCCCCCAGCCCCAGGGTCTCCTGCTGACCATATTCACAGCATTCACCCTCCACCATTGCTCCCAGGCCCCGAGAACTCTCATGAGCCCAGCAGCCACCCTGAGAAGCCTGTGGCCCGCAGTCCCGCCTGACCCCCAAG CAGATCAAGTCCAGATGCCAAGATCCTGCCTCTGGTGA
- the ADAM33 gene encoding disintegrin and metalloproteinase domain-containing protein 33 isoform X1, protein MGWRPGRARGSPFLLLLLLLLLWPVPGAGVLPGHIPGQSVTPYWVLDGRPWRTVSLEEPVLKPDMGLVALEAEGQELLLELEKNHRLLAPGYIETHYAPDGRPVVLAPNHKDHCHYQGRVRGFPNSWVVLCTCSGMSGLITLSSNASYYLRPWPPRGSKDFSTHKIFRMEQLFTWKGACGHRDPGDKAGMASLPGAPQSRDRREARRTGRYLELYIVADHTLVRRPQGLAGSGMGPAQHLKPPGFLPSQFLTQQRNLNHTKQRLLEVANYVDQLLRTLDIQVVLTGLEVWTERDRSRVTQDANATLWAFLQWRRRLWAQRPHDSTQLLTGRAFQGATVGLAPVEGMCRAESSGGVSTDHSELPIGAAATMAHEIGHSLGLSHDPDGCCVEAAAESGGCVMAAATGRHPFPRVFSACSRRQLRAFFRKGGGACLSNAPDSGLPVLPARCGNGFVEAGEECDCGSGQECRDLCCFAHNCSLRPGAQCAHGDCCAHCLLKPAGALCRQAMGDCDLPEFCTGISSHCPPDVYLLDGSPCARGSGYCWDGACPTLEQQCQQLWGPGSHPAPEACFQVVNSAGDAHGNCGQDSKGHFLPCAGRDVLCGKLQCQGGKPSLLTPHMVPVDSTVHLDGHEVTCRGVLALPGAQLDLLGLGMVEPGTQCGPRMVCQSRRCENTAFQELHRCLTACHSHGVCNSNHNCHCAPGWAPPFCDNPGFGGSTDSGPVQPESTPVGGMWAGAGVVHLLRTQSPFPRSPQTVTPSCWPCSSASCCLCSQGLAWPGVATDSQEPICSDAAGAAGGTLRAVGGQHPVTLSPLWPPQPQGLLLTIFTAFTLHHCSQAPRTLMSPAATLRSLWPAVPPDPQGGSSASTNNPSAAPEVLELRV, encoded by the exons ATGGGCTGGAGACCCGGGAGAGCTCGGGGGTCCCCGTtcctgctgctgctactgctccTGCTGCTCTGGCCAGTGCCTGGCGCCGGGGTGCTTCCAG GACATATCCCTGGGCAGTCAGTCACCCCCTACTGGGTCCTGGATGGACGACCCTGGCGCACTGTCAGCCTGGAGGAGCCG GTCTTGAAGCCAGACATGGGGCTGGTGGCCCTGGAGGCTGAAGGCCAGGAGCTCCTGCTTGAGCTGGAGAAGAACCA CAGGCTGCTGGCCCCAGGATACATAGAAACCCACTACGCCCCAGATGGGCGGCCAGTGGTGCTGGCCCCCAACCACAAG GATCATTGCCACTACCAAGGGCGAGTAAGGGGCTTCCCCAACTCCTGGGTAGTCCTCTGCACCTGCTCTGGGATGAG TGGCCTGATCACCCTCAGCAGCAATGCCAGCTATTATCTGCGTCCCTGGCCGCCCCGGGGCTCCAAGGACTTCTCAACCCACAAGATCTTCCGGATGGAGCAGCTGTTCACCTGGAAAGGAGCCTGTGGCCATAGAGATCCTGGGGACAAAGCGGGCATGGCCAGCCTTCCTGGGGCTCCCCAGAGCAGG GACAGGCGAGAAGCGCGCAGGACCGGGAGGTACCTGGAACTGTACATTGTGGCAGACCACACCCTGGTGAGGAGACCCCAGGGGTTGGCGGGGTCTGGGATGGGGCCAGCTCAGCACCTCAAGCCACCAGGATTTCTGCCTTCCCAGTTCTTGACCCAGCAGCGAAACTTGAACCACACCAAACAGCGTCTCCTGGAAGTCGCCAACTACGTGGACCAG CTTCTCAGGACTCTGGACATTCAGGTGGTGCTGACCGGTCTGGAAGTGTGGACCGAGCGGGACCGCAGCCGCGTCACGCAGGACGCCAACGCCACGCTCTGGGCCTTCCTGCAGTGGCGACGGAGGCTGTGGGCGCAGCGGCCCCACGACTCCACGCAGCTGCTCAC GGGCCGCGCCTTCCAGGGCGCCACAGTGGGCCTGGCGCCCGTCGAGGGCATGTGCCGCGCCGAGAGCTCGGGAGGCGTGAGCACG GACCATTCGGAGCTCCCCATTGGCGCCGCAGCCACCATGGCCCATGAGATTGGCCACAGCCTCGGCCTCAGCCACGACCCCGACGGCTGCTGCGTGGAGGCTGCGGCCGAGTCCGGAGGCTGCGTCATGGCTGCGGCCACCGG TAGGCACCCGTTCCCGCGCGTGTTCAGCGCCTGCAGCCGCCGCCAGCTGCGTGCCTTCTTCCGCAAGGGGGGCGGCGCGTGCCTCTCCAATGCCCCGGACTCCGGACTCCCAGTGCTGCCGGCGCGCTGCGGGAACGGCTTTGTGGAGGCGGGCGAGGAGTGTGACTGCGGCTCTGGCCAG GAGTGCCGCGACCTCTGCTGCTTTGCTCACAACTGCTCGCTGCGCCCGGGGGCCCAGTGCGCCCACGGGGACTGCTGCGCGCACTGCCTG CTGAAGCCGGCTGGAGCGCTGTGCCGCCAGGCCATGGGCGACTGTGACCTCCCTGAGTTCTGCACGGGCATCTCCTCCCACTGTCCCCCAGACGTTTACCTACTGGACGGCTCACCCTGTGCCAGGGGCAGTGGCTACTGCTGGGATGGCGCATGTCCCACGCTGGAGCAGCAGTGCCAGCAGCTCTGGGGGCCTG GCTCCCATCCAGCCCCCGAGGCCTGTTTCCAGGTGGTGAACTCTGCGGGAGATGCCCACGGGAACTGCGGCCAGGACAGCAAGGGCCACTTCCTGCCCTGTGCAGGGAG GGATGTCCTGTGTGGGAAGCTACAGTGCCAGGGCGGAAAGCCCAGCCTGCTCACACCGCACATGGTGCCAGTGGACTCCACCGTTCACCTAGATGGCCATGAAGTGACCTGTCGGGGAGTGTTGGCACTCCCTGGTGCCCAGCTGGACCTGCTTGGCCTGGGCATGGTAGAACCAGGCACCCAGTGTGGACCTAGAATG GTGTGCCAGAGTAGGCGCTGCGAGAACACCGCCTTCCAGGAGCTGCATCGCTGCCTGACTGCCTGCCACAGCCATGGG GTTTGCAATAGCAACCATAactgccactgtgctccaggctgggcTCCACCCTTCTGTGACAACCCAGGCTTTGGTGGCAGCACGGACAGTGGCCCTGTGCAGCCTGAAAGTACACCAGTGGGGGGCATGTGGGCAGGAGCTGGGGTGGTGCACCTGCTCAGGACTCAGTCCCCCTTCCCCCGATCCCCGCAGACCGTGACACCTTCCTGCTGGCCATGCTCCTCAGCGTCCTGCTGCCTCTGCTCCCAGGGGCTGGCCTGGCCTGGTGTTGCTACCGACTCCCAGGAGCCCATCTGCAGCGAtgcagctggggctgcaggaggGACCCTGCGTGCAGTGG GTGGGCAGCACCCAGTCACCTTGAGTCCACTGTGGCCCCCCCAGCCCCAGGGTCTCCTGCTGACCATATTCACAGCATTCACCCTCCACCATTGCTCCCAGGCCCCGAGAACTCTCATGAGCCCAGCAGCCACCCTGAGAAGCCTGTGGCCCGCAGTCCCGCCTGACCCCCAAG GTGGTTCCTCAGCCTCCACCAACAATCCCAGTGCTGCACCTGAAGTTCTGGAGCTCAGAGTCTGA
- the ADAM33 gene encoding disintegrin and metalloproteinase domain-containing protein 33 isoform X10, whose protein sequence is MGWRPGRARGSPFLLLLLLLLLWPVPGAGVLPGHIPGQSVTPYWVLDGRPWRTVSLEEPVLKPDMGLVALEAEGQELLLELEKNHRLLAPGYIETHYAPDGRPVVLAPNHKDHCHYQGRVRGFPNSWVVLCTCSGMSGLITLSSNASYYLRPWPPRGSKDFSTHKIFRMEQLFTWKGACGHRDPGDKAGMASLPGAPQSRDRREARRTGRYLELYIVADHTLVRRPQGLAGSGMGPAQHLKPPGFLPSQFLTQQRNLNHTKQRLLEVANYVDQLLRTLDIQVVLTGLEVWTERDRSRVTQDANATLWAFLQWRRRLWAQRPHDSTQLLTGRAFQGATVGLAPVEGMCRAESSGGVSTDHSELPIGAAATMAHEIGHSLGLSHDPDGCCVEAAAESGGCVMAAATGHPFPRVFSACSRRQLRAFFRKGGGACLSNAPDSGLPVLPARCGNGFVEAGEECDCGSGQECRDLCCFAHNCSLRPGAQCAHGDCCAHCLLKPAGALCRQAMGDCDLPEFCTGISSHCPPDVYLLDGSPCARGSGYCWDGACPTLEQQCQQLWGPGSHPAPEACFQVVNSAGDAHGNCGQDSKGHFLPCAGRDVLCGKLQCQGGKPSLLTPHMVPVDSTVHLDGHEVTCRGVLALPGAQLDLLGLGMVEPGTQCGPRMVCQSRRCENTAFQELHRCLTACHSHGVCNSNHNCHCAPGWAPPFCDNPGFGGSTDSGPVQPENRDTFLLAMLLSVLLPLLPGAGLAWCCYRLPGAHLQRCSWGCRRDPACSGPKDGPHRDHPLGGVHPMELGPTATGQPWALGPENSHEPSSHPEKPVARSPA, encoded by the exons ATGGGCTGGAGACCCGGGAGAGCTCGGGGGTCCCCGTtcctgctgctgctactgctccTGCTGCTCTGGCCAGTGCCTGGCGCCGGGGTGCTTCCAG GACATATCCCTGGGCAGTCAGTCACCCCCTACTGGGTCCTGGATGGACGACCCTGGCGCACTGTCAGCCTGGAGGAGCCG GTCTTGAAGCCAGACATGGGGCTGGTGGCCCTGGAGGCTGAAGGCCAGGAGCTCCTGCTTGAGCTGGAGAAGAACCA CAGGCTGCTGGCCCCAGGATACATAGAAACCCACTACGCCCCAGATGGGCGGCCAGTGGTGCTGGCCCCCAACCACAAG GATCATTGCCACTACCAAGGGCGAGTAAGGGGCTTCCCCAACTCCTGGGTAGTCCTCTGCACCTGCTCTGGGATGAG TGGCCTGATCACCCTCAGCAGCAATGCCAGCTATTATCTGCGTCCCTGGCCGCCCCGGGGCTCCAAGGACTTCTCAACCCACAAGATCTTCCGGATGGAGCAGCTGTTCACCTGGAAAGGAGCCTGTGGCCATAGAGATCCTGGGGACAAAGCGGGCATGGCCAGCCTTCCTGGGGCTCCCCAGAGCAGG GACAGGCGAGAAGCGCGCAGGACCGGGAGGTACCTGGAACTGTACATTGTGGCAGACCACACCCTGGTGAGGAGACCCCAGGGGTTGGCGGGGTCTGGGATGGGGCCAGCTCAGCACCTCAAGCCACCAGGATTTCTGCCTTCCCAGTTCTTGACCCAGCAGCGAAACTTGAACCACACCAAACAGCGTCTCCTGGAAGTCGCCAACTACGTGGACCAG CTTCTCAGGACTCTGGACATTCAGGTGGTGCTGACCGGTCTGGAAGTGTGGACCGAGCGGGACCGCAGCCGCGTCACGCAGGACGCCAACGCCACGCTCTGGGCCTTCCTGCAGTGGCGACGGAGGCTGTGGGCGCAGCGGCCCCACGACTCCACGCAGCTGCTCAC GGGCCGCGCCTTCCAGGGCGCCACAGTGGGCCTGGCGCCCGTCGAGGGCATGTGCCGCGCCGAGAGCTCGGGAGGCGTGAGCACG GACCATTCGGAGCTCCCCATTGGCGCCGCAGCCACCATGGCCCATGAGATTGGCCACAGCCTCGGCCTCAGCCACGACCCCGACGGCTGCTGCGTGGAGGCTGCGGCCGAGTCCGGAGGCTGCGTCATGGCTGCGGCCACCGG GCACCCGTTCCCGCGCGTGTTCAGCGCCTGCAGCCGCCGCCAGCTGCGTGCCTTCTTCCGCAAGGGGGGCGGCGCGTGCCTCTCCAATGCCCCGGACTCCGGACTCCCAGTGCTGCCGGCGCGCTGCGGGAACGGCTTTGTGGAGGCGGGCGAGGAGTGTGACTGCGGCTCTGGCCAG GAGTGCCGCGACCTCTGCTGCTTTGCTCACAACTGCTCGCTGCGCCCGGGGGCCCAGTGCGCCCACGGGGACTGCTGCGCGCACTGCCTG CTGAAGCCGGCTGGAGCGCTGTGCCGCCAGGCCATGGGCGACTGTGACCTCCCTGAGTTCTGCACGGGCATCTCCTCCCACTGTCCCCCAGACGTTTACCTACTGGACGGCTCACCCTGTGCCAGGGGCAGTGGCTACTGCTGGGATGGCGCATGTCCCACGCTGGAGCAGCAGTGCCAGCAGCTCTGGGGGCCTG GCTCCCATCCAGCCCCCGAGGCCTGTTTCCAGGTGGTGAACTCTGCGGGAGATGCCCACGGGAACTGCGGCCAGGACAGCAAGGGCCACTTCCTGCCCTGTGCAGGGAG GGATGTCCTGTGTGGGAAGCTACAGTGCCAGGGCGGAAAGCCCAGCCTGCTCACACCGCACATGGTGCCAGTGGACTCCACCGTTCACCTAGATGGCCATGAAGTGACCTGTCGGGGAGTGTTGGCACTCCCTGGTGCCCAGCTGGACCTGCTTGGCCTGGGCATGGTAGAACCAGGCACCCAGTGTGGACCTAGAATG GTGTGCCAGAGTAGGCGCTGCGAGAACACCGCCTTCCAGGAGCTGCATCGCTGCCTGACTGCCTGCCACAGCCATGGG GTTTGCAATAGCAACCATAactgccactgtgctccaggctgggcTCCACCCTTCTGTGACAACCCAGGCTTTGGTGGCAGCACGGACAGTGGCCCTGTGCAGCCTGAAA ACCGTGACACCTTCCTGCTGGCCATGCTCCTCAGCGTCCTGCTGCCTCTGCTCCCAGGGGCTGGCCTGGCCTGGTGTTGCTACCGACTCCCAGGAGCCCATCTGCAGCGAtgcagctggggctgcaggaggGACCCTGCGTGCAGTGG GCCCAAGGATGGCCCACACAGGGACCACCCCCTGGGCGGCGTTCACCCCATGGAGTTGGGACCCACAGCCACTGGACAGCCCTGGGCCCTGG GCCCCGAGAACTCTCATGAGCCCAGCAGCCACCCTGAGAAGCCTGTGGCCCGCAGTCCCGCCTGA
- the ADAM33 gene encoding disintegrin and metalloproteinase domain-containing protein 33 isoform X22, with protein sequence MGWRPGRARGSPFLLLLLLLLLWPVPGAGVLPGHIPGQSVTPYWVLDGRPWRTVSLEEPVLKPDMGLVALEAEGQELLLELEKNQLLAPGYIETHYAPDGRPVVLAPNHKDHCHYQGRVRGFPNSWVVLCTCSGMSGLITLSSNASYYLRPWPPRGSKDFSTHKIFRMEQLFTWKGACGHRDPGDKAGMASLPGAPQSRDRREARRTGRYLELYIVADHTLFLTQQRNLNHTKQRLLEVANYVDQLLRTLDIQVVLTGLEVWTERDRSRVTQDANATLWAFLQWRRRLWAQRPHDSTQLLTGRAFQGATVGLAPVEGMCRAESSGGVSTDHSELPIGAAATMAHEIGHSLGLSHDPDGCCVEAAAESGGCVMAAATGRHPFPRVFSACSRRQLRAFFRKGGGACLSNAPDSGLPVLPARCGNGFVEAGEECDCGSGQECRDLCCFAHNCSLRPGAQCAHGDCCAHCLLKPAGALCRQAMGDCDLPEFCTGISSHCPPDVYLLDGSPCARGSGYCWDGACPTLEQQCQQLWGPGSHPAPEACFQVVNSAGDAHGNCGQDSKGHFLPCAGRDVLCGKLQCQGGKPSLLTPHMVPVDSTVHLDGHEVTCRGVLALPGAQLDLLGLGMVEPGTQCGPRMVCNSNHNCHCAPGWAPPFCDNPGFGGSTDSGPVQPENRDTFLLAMLLSVLLPLLPGAGLAWCCYRLPGAHLQRCSWGCRRDPACSGPKDGPHRDHPLGGVHPMELGPTATGQPWALGPENSHEPSSHPEKPVARSPA encoded by the exons ATGGGCTGGAGACCCGGGAGAGCTCGGGGGTCCCCGTtcctgctgctgctactgctccTGCTGCTCTGGCCAGTGCCTGGCGCCGGGGTGCTTCCAG GACATATCCCTGGGCAGTCAGTCACCCCCTACTGGGTCCTGGATGGACGACCCTGGCGCACTGTCAGCCTGGAGGAGCCG GTCTTGAAGCCAGACATGGGGCTGGTGGCCCTGGAGGCTGAAGGCCAGGAGCTCCTGCTTGAGCTGGAGAAGAACCA GCTGCTGGCCCCAGGATACATAGAAACCCACTACGCCCCAGATGGGCGGCCAGTGGTGCTGGCCCCCAACCACAAG GATCATTGCCACTACCAAGGGCGAGTAAGGGGCTTCCCCAACTCCTGGGTAGTCCTCTGCACCTGCTCTGGGATGAG TGGCCTGATCACCCTCAGCAGCAATGCCAGCTATTATCTGCGTCCCTGGCCGCCCCGGGGCTCCAAGGACTTCTCAACCCACAAGATCTTCCGGATGGAGCAGCTGTTCACCTGGAAAGGAGCCTGTGGCCATAGAGATCCTGGGGACAAAGCGGGCATGGCCAGCCTTCCTGGGGCTCCCCAGAGCAGG GACAGGCGAGAAGCGCGCAGGACCGGGAGGTACCTGGAACTGTACATTGTGGCAGACCACACCCTG TTCTTGACCCAGCAGCGAAACTTGAACCACACCAAACAGCGTCTCCTGGAAGTCGCCAACTACGTGGACCAG CTTCTCAGGACTCTGGACATTCAGGTGGTGCTGACCGGTCTGGAAGTGTGGACCGAGCGGGACCGCAGCCGCGTCACGCAGGACGCCAACGCCACGCTCTGGGCCTTCCTGCAGTGGCGACGGAGGCTGTGGGCGCAGCGGCCCCACGACTCCACGCAGCTGCTCAC GGGCCGCGCCTTCCAGGGCGCCACAGTGGGCCTGGCGCCCGTCGAGGGCATGTGCCGCGCCGAGAGCTCGGGAGGCGTGAGCACG GACCATTCGGAGCTCCCCATTGGCGCCGCAGCCACCATGGCCCATGAGATTGGCCACAGCCTCGGCCTCAGCCACGACCCCGACGGCTGCTGCGTGGAGGCTGCGGCCGAGTCCGGAGGCTGCGTCATGGCTGCGGCCACCGG TAGGCACCCGTTCCCGCGCGTGTTCAGCGCCTGCAGCCGCCGCCAGCTGCGTGCCTTCTTCCGCAAGGGGGGCGGCGCGTGCCTCTCCAATGCCCCGGACTCCGGACTCCCAGTGCTGCCGGCGCGCTGCGGGAACGGCTTTGTGGAGGCGGGCGAGGAGTGTGACTGCGGCTCTGGCCAG GAGTGCCGCGACCTCTGCTGCTTTGCTCACAACTGCTCGCTGCGCCCGGGGGCCCAGTGCGCCCACGGGGACTGCTGCGCGCACTGCCTG CTGAAGCCGGCTGGAGCGCTGTGCCGCCAGGCCATGGGCGACTGTGACCTCCCTGAGTTCTGCACGGGCATCTCCTCCCACTGTCCCCCAGACGTTTACCTACTGGACGGCTCACCCTGTGCCAGGGGCAGTGGCTACTGCTGGGATGGCGCATGTCCCACGCTGGAGCAGCAGTGCCAGCAGCTCTGGGGGCCTG GCTCCCATCCAGCCCCCGAGGCCTGTTTCCAGGTGGTGAACTCTGCGGGAGATGCCCACGGGAACTGCGGCCAGGACAGCAAGGGCCACTTCCTGCCCTGTGCAGGGAG GGATGTCCTGTGTGGGAAGCTACAGTGCCAGGGCGGAAAGCCCAGCCTGCTCACACCGCACATGGTGCCAGTGGACTCCACCGTTCACCTAGATGGCCATGAAGTGACCTGTCGGGGAGTGTTGGCACTCCCTGGTGCCCAGCTGGACCTGCTTGGCCTGGGCATGGTAGAACCAGGCACCCAGTGTGGACCTAGAATG GTTTGCAATAGCAACCATAactgccactgtgctccaggctgggcTCCACCCTTCTGTGACAACCCAGGCTTTGGTGGCAGCACGGACAGTGGCCCTGTGCAGCCTGAAA ACCGTGACACCTTCCTGCTGGCCATGCTCCTCAGCGTCCTGCTGCCTCTGCTCCCAGGGGCTGGCCTGGCCTGGTGTTGCTACCGACTCCCAGGAGCCCATCTGCAGCGAtgcagctggggctgcaggaggGACCCTGCGTGCAGTGG GCCCAAGGATGGCCCACACAGGGACCACCCCCTGGGCGGCGTTCACCCCATGGAGTTGGGACCCACAGCCACTGGACAGCCCTGGGCCCTGG GCCCCGAGAACTCTCATGAGCCCAGCAGCCACCCTGAGAAGCCTGTGGCCCGCAGTCCCGCCTGA